The Oscillatoria acuminata PCC 6304 genomic interval CTAGCCCGGAAGCGCTCAACGAAGACTTGCTGCTTTTCGATTTCTTTCTGTTGGCGTTCGTAGGCGCTGAGTTGGGCGTCGCGGTTGAAGGCTTTTTGCTCTAAATACGAGGAATAGTTGCCGAGGTAGGTGCTGGAGACGCCTCGTTCGGTTTCGACAATTTGGGTGCAGAGGCGATCGAGGAATTCCCGGTCATGGGAGACAATTACCATTGGGGTGATTAATCCCTTGAGGTAGGTTTCCAACCATTCGATGGTTTCTAAGTCTAGGTGGTTTGTCGGTTCATCCAGCAGCAATAAGTCAGGACTTTGTAACAAAATTTTGCCTAAACTCATCCGCATTTGCCAACCGCCACTGAAGGCGCTGACGAGGCGATCGCCATCTTCGGGAAGAAATCCCATTTCCGGCAGGATTTTCTCGATTTGCGCTTCTAGGGTATAACCATCTAAGGCGTCAAATTTGCGGTGCAGTTTATCCAGTTTGTGGATCAGTTTGTCCAGTTCGGTTTCCGAAGCGGTTTGCATGGCGTGTTGGACGTGCAACAAGTCATGCTGGACTTGGTTTGCTTCGGTAAAGACGGTCCAAAATTCTTCTCGGACTGTACGGGTGGGGTCTACCTCGAATTCTTGGGTGAGGTAGGCGATATGGAGGTTGGAGGGACGGATAATTTCTCCGGCAGTGGGTTCAATTTCCCCGGCAACGATTTTGAGTTGGGTAGATTTTCCGGCCCCGTTGACGCCGACTAAACCAATGCGATCGCCCGGTTTGACTTCCCAGTTAATATCTTTGAGAACTTCGCCAGTCGGGTAAATTTTACTAATATGTTCGAGTCGTAGCATCAAATATCTCCAAGGCAGATGGGACAAAGGCAAGTTCAGCGACGGATTCCGGAAAAAACAGACGCGATCGGGGCATCTGGGGCCGCACTATCCGTCCGGTGTGGGCTGTATTGGGTTAATCTTAACAAAAATTAACGACTAGAGTTCACAGTTAGATGGGTCTTTTCATAAAGTTGGGCAGGGTAGGTCCAGATCAACGGTTAAGTGTGGCTACGAAATGAACCGCAACGTTCGCAGATGCTTAAATGTCGCCTTGGGTTTACTGGTGGCAGTCGCCTGGTCGATAGGGTTTATCCCCCATATTGCTACATCTGAAACTCCAGCACGGGAAGAAATTCGTGGGGTCTGGTTGACCAATGTGGGGAGCGATGTCTTGTTTGTGCCCGGGGCGGTTCATGACGCCTTGCAGGAACTCTCCGACCTTAATTTTAATACAGTTTACCCCGTAGTTTGGAATCGGGGACAGACTTTTTATCCAAGTGTAGCCTCTAAGCAGGTAACTGGGCGATCGCAGGATTGGTTACTCTCCCTGATGCGGGGCACCAACGATGTCCTCGGGGAAATTATCGCCGATGGACAGTCTTTGGGGTTGCGGGTAGTTCCCTGGTTTGAGTATGGGTTCATGGCACCCGCCAATTCCGAATTAGTGAAACGGCATCCAGACTGGGTAACTCGACATCAGGACAACAGCGAGAATCTCCGAGAGGAAGAATTAGCCCCAATTTTTAATGAAAATCCCTTAACGATTCAGCAGGTTTGGTTAAATCCTCTCCATCCCGAGGTGCAAAATTTTCTCCTGCGGTTAATTGTGGAAGTTGTGGCAAATTATCCCATTGATGCGATTCAATTTGATGATAATTTTGGCTTGCCGGTTGAGTTAGGATATGACCCTTACACCATCGCCCTCTACCAAGCCGAACATTGGGGATATTCTCCTCCTAGTAATCCCTACAATGCTCAGTGGGTTCGTTGGCGGGCGAATAAGATTAATGATTTTATGGAACGCATCTACCAAGCGGTACAATTTGTCAATCCCAACTGTTCGATTTCCCTAGCCGCCAATTCTCAAAGTTTTGCCTATCGCCACTATTTACAAGATTGGTTAACCTGGGTGGAATCGGGATGGATTGATGAGTTATTTTTACAGGTGTATCATTCAGAATTAAGTCGATTTGAGACAGAGTTAGATATTTCTACGGTGTGGTATGCCCGAAATTTAACTCGGGTGGGAGTAGGGATTTTAACGGGAACCATGAAACGTTCTATTTCCTTCGCAGAGATAGAAGATAGAGTGAAAGTTGCTCGCGATCGCCAATTTGCAGGATTCGCCTTTTTCTATTGGGAAAGTTTGTGGGGAAAAGTGGCATCGGAATCTCCAGAAGAACGGCGCAATAGTTTTCAAGCCTTATTTTCAGAACCCGCAATTTCCCCCGTACCCGTGCGATCGCCACCCAAGAAACAGGACAATCCACAAACTTAACTCCCCCATCTCTTAAACCGGGAAAACCTCGTTTCCAGGCTCTGCCTGGGAATGCCAATCGGAGGCTCTGCCTCCTGCCGACTCCAACATTCTAATAAAAAAATAACTCATCCCAACCCCTCTAAAATCCCCTCTACCCCGAGACTGATAAAATATTGTCCAAAAATCCCTCAACTTTACAGAAAATTCATAAAATCCTGATTAGTTCATGATATAATTAACCCTTGGCTAATCTGAAATCGGTTATCCTTGAGATTGATGCGCAAACCAACTTGGATCCGATGGGCATACGGAATAATCCTAGGCGTACTAATTGCCTGGTTCCTATTTCCTTCCTTGTCCTTAGAAGCAACCCAACCCGAAACACCTGCCTCCACAGAAATTAGAGGCGTGTGGTTAACCAATGTTGCCAGTGGGGTACTCTTTACCCCTTGGGGAGTGCATTTAGCCATGCACCAACTTGCCGAACAAAATTTTAATACCCTCTATCCCGTAGTCTGGAATCGAGGCAATACCTTTTATAAAAGTACCGTTGCTAAACGAGAAACTGGAAGGTCTCAAGCCCCCTTTTTGCGCCTGTTTCATCTCGGTGCAGATGTCCTGGATGAACTCATTAAATTAGGCGATCGCCATCAAATCCGAATCATCCCTTGGTTTGAATATGGATTCATGACCCCCCGCAACTCCAACTTAGCCAAATTGCACCCCCAATGGCTAAGTGCAACCCAAGAAGGTCAGCAAACTCAAACCGAAATCCCCGACGAACTCAATCCCGCTGATATTCCCAACCCCCCTGCTTCAAGACGAACCTGGCAACAATTTCTAGTCCCTCAAAATGTTTGGCTAAACCCCTTACATCCTGATGTCCAAGACTTCATCCTAGACCTAATTGTCGAATTAGTCAGCCATTACCCTATCGATGGCATCCAACTCGATGACCATTTCGGAATGCCTGTTGAATCTGGTTATGATAGGTTTACCGGAGAATTGTATCGCCAAGAACATCAAGGTTCACCCCCACCGGAGAACCCCTACGATGCCGAATGGATGCGCTGGCGTGCAGATAAAATTTCCAGCTTTATGGAAACCCTTTATCAAGCCATTAAATCCGTCAATCCCGATTGCATTGTCTCCCTTTCTCCCAACTCCCAAGACTTTGCCTATCGTAAATATCTGCAAG includes:
- a CDS encoding glycoside hydrolase family 10 protein, whose product is MNRNVRRCLNVALGLLVAVAWSIGFIPHIATSETPAREEIRGVWLTNVGSDVLFVPGAVHDALQELSDLNFNTVYPVVWNRGQTFYPSVASKQVTGRSQDWLLSLMRGTNDVLGEIIADGQSLGLRVVPWFEYGFMAPANSELVKRHPDWVTRHQDNSENLREEELAPIFNENPLTIQQVWLNPLHPEVQNFLLRLIVEVVANYPIDAIQFDDNFGLPVELGYDPYTIALYQAEHWGYSPPSNPYNAQWVRWRANKINDFMERIYQAVQFVNPNCSISLAANSQSFAYRHYLQDWLTWVESGWIDELFLQVYHSELSRFETELDISTVWYARNLTRVGVGILTGTMKRSISFAEIEDRVKVARDRQFAGFAFFYWESLWGKVASESPEERRNSFQALFSEPAISPVPVRSPPKKQDNPQT
- a CDS encoding glycoside hydrolase family 10 protein yields the protein MRKPTWIRWAYGIILGVLIAWFLFPSLSLEATQPETPASTEIRGVWLTNVASGVLFTPWGVHLAMHQLAEQNFNTLYPVVWNRGNTFYKSTVAKRETGRSQAPFLRLFHLGADVLDELIKLGDRHQIRIIPWFEYGFMTPRNSNLAKLHPQWLSATQEGQQTQTEIPDELNPADIPNPPASRRTWQQFLVPQNVWLNPLHPDVQDFILDLIVELVSHYPIDGIQLDDHFGMPVESGYDRFTGELYRQEHQGSPPPENPYDAEWMRWRADKISSFMETLYQAIKSVNPDCIVSLSPNSQDFAYRKYLQDWGTWVERGWVDELLVQVYRNDLNVFKTELAQPAIQTAQQKIPVGIGILTGTLGRSVPMKQIQEQVKIVRDRHLNGVSFFYWETLWSYLTPESPPERRKAFRDLFSQPTP